The Deltaproteobacteria bacterium region GCCCGCCCAGAGTCAGCATCAGGCTTGGCTTTTCGCCGGGATGCAGCACGCGGCTGGTCACATGAACCGCGTCCAAAACCTGTAGCCGCGAAATGATCTGCACGACCCGCTGAAAAGAGGACTGGACAGGAAGATGGGTACCGGGAAGATGGGCCTCGTTGCGCAGGCCGTTGATGCTCCGAACGCTCAGGTTGAACAAAAAACTGGCCGAGATTCCGGAATTCAGGCCGAGCAGCATGTTGCGTACCGGCAAGGGGGAGATCACTCCCTTGCGAAAGGCCGTGCCCGTAAGGGGCCTGTAGGTGATGGTCGGACGATCGGTATATTTCCCGGAAACCCCGAGATCCAGCTTGCTGGAGTCGCCAACGGCGGACAGGTCGAACATTGATCTGGAAAAGCCCACATTGGCGCCGGTTTCCAGGGAGTGGGCGGCCACGATGTCACCGACATCGACGAAAAACAGCGGTTCGACGTACCGGATCTTGACGATGTTCAGCAGAATCTGCTCCTTCCAGGACTCGGTGATGGAAGCATTGTACCTGGTACGGTCCGAGGTCATTTTGCCTGGACCGATGGATGCGCACCCGGAAAGAGACCCCAACAGAACCAGCAACAGAGCCAAGCATGGTCTTGGCCGGACATGCTTCATTGCCCTTTCCTCCGATCAAAAACATCGTCCAGCCAGTCAAAGAGCACCTGCCCGATCAGACTGCGGTTTTCCATGACGCAATGGTTGCTCGCACCCTCGTTGACCGGGGTGACGACCATTTTTTTCAAGGGGTTCGGGAAATTGTCCATGGCGATTTTCTGCTGGCGCTGCACTTCCTGGCTTTTGTACTCGCCCTCACCCACGATGATCAGGGCCGGAACCCGTATCTTGGCAGGGTCGAACGTGTTGCCCTTGTTGGCCTTGATCAGCTGTGCGGGCTCGTCCAGGGGTACCCCGTACCGCCAGCAGATGGATCTGACCACATCGCC contains the following coding sequences:
- a CDS encoding alpha/beta hydrolase encodes the protein PQAAMHDPRIKAVAMNSAVVDAHALFATMPAALETPEQRGAWSSFHGDVVRSICWRYGVPLDEPAQLIKANKGNTFDPAKIRVPALIIVGEGEYKSQEVQRQQKIAMDNFPNPLKKMVVTPVNEGASNHCVMENRSLIGQVLFDWLDDVFDRRKGQ